aaaatagaaacaaattctTCAATATGTTATATTTTGTGTTGCACGAGTCTTTATTATGATAATTTTTGGGATAAATAATTACTTTTTAAGCATCTTTTAGATATTATATACTGTTTCTCTTTCGTTTTTGCTTATGGACTTTTTGATAGGTAATAATAAGGGATTTTAAGGTGATTGGGAATGATAAAGaagtgttgaatttttttttatcttttagtggTACAATGAATGGATGGCTGTGTGTAGGCTCAGGTAGGAATGTTTTATTCACAAGAGATTTGGAATGTGACAAGCGTTGCTTCTACTGCAAAAGCACCCTCAGATTGTGCTAGTACTATTACTACTAGTTCTTCTGTAGTTCTTAATGGTGGAGTTGCTCGAAACGGTTCTCCCCCGTGGCGAGAAGATGACAAAGATGGACATTACATGTTTGAGCTTGGAGATAATTTAACCTCTCGCTGTAATTTCACTTTTACCATCACAAGCTTATATTCATTGATAAATTGCCTTGAAAACCATAAAGCAAAATGCTTGAATTGGTATTTGGTGAATAGGATAATTGTATTTCTGGATTTGATTGTAGGTTAACTCTCAATGGTTTAGTGTTATGGTTTAGTGATAATTatcattttctttattgttttaAGGAGTTTTCAACACATTTTTGTTAGTTATTTAATACTTTTGTTTctaattttcctttctttatgGTTGCAGATAAGATACAGAGTAAAATGGGTGAAGGTATGCCTTAGTGAACATATTGCGTCTTTTGTTTACCTATGGTTTGCATCAATATCTATATGCCATTTCATCTTAGTAGGCATCTCTTTCCTGACTTCCATCCTTTTACAGGTACTTTTGGTCAGGTTTTAGAATGCTGGGATAGAGAGAGGAAGGAGATGGTTGCTATCAAAATTGTTCGTGGAATTAAGAAATATCATGAAGCAGCCATGATAGAAATTGAGATGCTGCAACAGCTTGGGAAACATGATAAAGGTGGCAATCGGTGAGTTATCCACTgcattaaaattatatttcactagAGCTACCAACTTTATAACAGACTTTTTGAAGTTCTTTTTGCAATGGTTAAATGCGTTCATTCCTTGCAGTTGTGTGCAAATACGGAACTGGTTTGACTATCGTAACCATATCTGTATTGTAAGtatatgattgatttgtgatgGATTGCTTTCCCCACTGACCAATAATTTGGGGGTTAAAACTTGTGAATGAATTTAAATGGTTTCAACAGGTGTTTGAGAAGCTTGGACCAAGCTTATACGATTTTCTACGGAATAACAATTATCGCTCATTTCCCATTGATCTTGTCCGCGACATTGGCAGACAACTATTGGAATGTGTAGCATGTGTGTAATAATTACTAAGCTAGTATCTCTGCCTATCCTTCTTATGTTGCCATTTTTAAGTTATCATTATCTCGACTGTTAAACCTTAATATAAAATGAAAGCATTAGGTTCTATGAATGCCTTCTGTTAGCTATTAGAGGTGTCTGAAGTCTTTTCCTTGGAAAGCATTTGCGTTGATGTTTACTAGAATGGTACCAATTGTTGTGCTTATTCTGTCACTGGTTTCTTATAGTTTGCTCTTGTTAATATTTGCAGTCATGCATGATCTGCGTCTGATACATACGGACTTGAAACCAGAAAATATTCTTCTTGTCTCTCCAGAGTGTGTTAAAGTTCCTGATTACAAGGTATTTTCCTTTACTTGTGTAAATTCCCTATCTGTGATGTATTACCTCTGTCTGTCATTTCTTGGgctaattatttatattatttttatgctgTCAGGGTACATCAAGATTTCCTAAAGGTAGTTCTTACTTTAAAAGGTTGCCAAAATCTAGTGCCATTAAGGTAATAGATTTTGGTAGCACTACTTATGAGCGTCAAGATCAGACTTACATTGTGTCAACACGACATTATCGTGCTCCAGAGGTTATTCTTGGTAGGCATTTTCAGGTTATTACGGTTCTAGTAtcaatggttttagaaaatggtCACATgatcaataaattttttatatcggATTTTATAGGAATGGGATGGAGTTACCCTTGTGACATATGGAGTGTTGGTTGCATCTTAGTTGAATTATGCACGGTATTTCAGGAAAACCGATTCATTTTATTGTGGTTTTGTAAGATCGCAAAATGATTTATGAGCACAGCACTTATACAACAATTGATATTCGGTCAGGGTGAGGCATTGTTTCAAACACATGAGAATCTGGAGCACCTTGCCATGATGGAGCGGGTGTTGGGCCCACTACATCAGCACATGTTGAAGAGAGTAGAGTGCGTGGTTCTTTAGTTTTTCATTTTCCCCCTTTGTCTTA
The Gossypium hirsutum isolate 1008001.06 chromosome A07, Gossypium_hirsutum_v2.1, whole genome shotgun sequence genome window above contains:
- the LOC107926685 gene encoding serine/threonine-protein kinase AFC2 isoform X1; the encoded protein is MEMESVTEFPHTHMDRRPRKRPRLGWDVTQLPPQAQVGMFYSQEIWNVTSVASTAKAPSDCASTITTSSSVVLNGGVARNGSPPWREDDKDGHYMFELGDNLTSRYKIQSKMGEGTFGQVLECWDRERKEMVAIKIVRGIKKYHEAAMIEIEMLQQLGKHDKGGNRCVQIRNWFDYRNHICIVFEKLGPSLYDFLRNNNYRSFPIDLVRDIGRQLLECVAFMHDLRLIHTDLKPENILLVSPECVKVPDYKGTSRFPKGSSYFKRLPKSSAIKVIDFGSTTYERQDQTYIVSTRHYRAPEVILGMGWSYPCDIWSVGCILVELCTGEALFQTHENLEHLAMMERVLGPLHQHMLKRVDRRAEKYVRRGRLDWPDGAASRESMRAVLKLPRLQNLIMQHVDHSAGDLIHLLQGLLRYDPIDRLTAREALRHPFFSGDNKFRR
- the LOC107926685 gene encoding serine/threonine-protein kinase AFC2 isoform X2 is translated as MGRNSVAAADKIQSKMGEGTFGQVLECWDRERKEMVAIKIVRGIKKYHEAAMIEIEMLQQLGKHDKGGNRCVQIRNWFDYRNHICIVFEKLGPSLYDFLRNNNYRSFPIDLVRDIGRQLLECVAFMHDLRLIHTDLKPENILLVSPECVKVPDYKGTSRFPKGSSYFKRLPKSSAIKVIDFGSTTYERQDQTYIVSTRHYRAPEVILGMGWSYPCDIWSVGCILVELCTGEALFQTHENLEHLAMMERVLGPLHQHMLKRVDRRAEKYVRRGRLDWPDGAASRESMRAVLKLPRLQNLIMQHVDHSAGDLIHLLQGLLRYDPIDRLTAREALRHPFFSGDNKFRR
- the LOC107926685 gene encoding serine/threonine-protein kinase AFC2 isoform X3 — encoded protein: MIKVAIVMHDLRLIHTDLKPENILLVSPECVKVPDYKGTSRFPKGSSYFKRLPKSSAIKVIDFGSTTYERQDQTYIVSTRHYRAPEVILGMGWSYPCDIWSVGCILVELCTGEALFQTHENLEHLAMMERVLGPLHQHMLKRVDRRAEKYVRRGRLDWPDGAASRESMRAVLKLPRLQNLIMQHVDHSAGDLIHLLQGLLRYDPIDRLTAREALRHPFFSGDNKFRR